From the genome of Spodoptera frugiperda isolate SF20-4 chromosome 23, AGI-APGP_CSIRO_Sfru_2.0, whole genome shotgun sequence, one region includes:
- the LOC126912187 gene encoding uncharacterized protein LOC126912187, with translation MVNNKDSESESDSMSSADEPRFRISVCMRRVHSDHRARAYVSALPRRRVHWLQRRLRARYQLPRAFHLLCRGHLLHPRESLALLERDDLVEVIPMNDELEKTVLDEVDSVKEKVAVEPDASLPEIKEDLEETKRRALLMLDQYSAVPMEEDADRPTRPRRRRVRRRRRPGARSPGARSPGARPPGASSGDEPPLELESEALVLRNELQPRAPRVVRPLSPPVASSHFLDSASANILA, from the exons ATGGTGAACAACAAAGATAGCGAGTCCGAGTCTGACAGCATGTCCTCAGCTGATGAGCCGCGCTTCCGCATCAGTGTGTGCATGCGGCGCGTGCACAGCGACCACCGCGCGCGCGCATACGTCAGCGCCCTCCCGCGGCGCCGCGTGCACTGGCTGCAGCGCCGTCTGCGCGCGCGGTACCAGCTGCCGCGCGCCTTCCATCTGCTGTGTCGCGGACATCTGCTGCATCCGCGCGAGTCGCTTGCGCTGCTCGAGCGGGACGATCTGGTCGA AGTGATTCCTATGAACGACGAACTTGAAAAGACTGTCCTGGACGAAGTGGATTCTGTGAAGGAAAAGGTCGCCGTCGAGCCCGACGCGTCGCTGCCGGAAATTAAGGAGGACCTCGAGGAAACCAAACGCCGGGCGTTGCTCATGCTGGATCAGTACTCTGCAGTCCCTATGGAGGAAGACGCAGACCGCCCGACGCGGCCCCGTCGGCGGCGTGTGCGGCGTCGCCGGCGTCCGGGCGCCAGGTCGCCGGGCGCCAGGTCGCCAGGCGCCAGGCCGCCGGGCGCCAGCTCGGGGGACGAGCCGCCACTCGAACTGGAGTCGGAAGCATTGGTGCTACGTAATGAGCTACAACCACGAGCACCGCGCGTCGTGCGCCCGCTATCACCGCCAGTAGCTTCCAGTCATTTTCTTGATTCAGCGTCTGCAAATATTCTagcataa
- the LOC126912185 gene encoding aquaporin-like, whose product MAAPAHDDPPGPHSVTTMHWCGCEACGPGCGEARAAERARDEAPGGDDYWRVALAECAATALLVLLTCTATCAPSAAASPLQRSVASGFVVALLVQCLAHVSGAQMNPTVTLAALVWGRMSRRRAACEALAQLAGAALGAAALRTLLGLPAAETCATVPAAYIGPFQAVALEATLGGCLALANCAAWDARTATLKDSWPLRIGVSVAGLSLVGGELTGASMNPARSFGPALWSSTWTSHWVYWVGPLGGSVLFTSVYVRVWRPAAAPPRKLPAQP is encoded by the exons TGCACTGGTGCGGCTGCGAGGCGTGCGGGCCGGGCTGCGGCGAGGCGCGCGCGGCCGAGCGGGCGCGCGACGAGGCGCCCGGCGGGGACGACTACTGGCGCGTGGCGCTGGCCGAGTGCGCGGCCACGGCGCTGCTGGTGCTGCTCACCTGCACCGCCACCTGCGCGCCCTCCGCCGCCGCCTCGCCGCTGCAGCGCTCGGTCGCCTCGGGCTTCGTCGTTGCATTGCTCGTACAG TGCCTGGCGCACGTGTCGGGAGCGCAGATGAACCCGACCGTGACGCTGGCGGCGCTGGTGTGGGGGCGCATgtcgcggcggcgcgcggcctGCGAGGCGCTGGCGCAGCTGGCGGGCGCGGCCCTGGGCGCCGCCGCGCTGCGCACGCTGCTGGGGCTGCCCGCCGCCGAGACCTGCGCTACCGTCCCCGCTGCGTACATCGGGCCCTTCCAG GCGGTGGCGCTGGAGGCGACGCTGGGCGGCTGCCTGGCGCTGGCCAACTGCGCGGCGTGGGACGCGCGCACCGCCACGCTCAAGGACTCCTGGCCGCTGCGCATCGGAGTCTCCGTCGCCGGCCTCTCGCTCGTCGGC GGCGAGCTGACCGGCGCCAGCATGAACCCCGCGCGCAGCTTCGGCCCGGCGCTGTGGAGCTCCACCTGGACTAGTCACTGG GTGTACTGGGTGGGCCCGCTCGGCGGGTCCGTGCTGTTCACGAGCGTGTACGTGCGCGTGTggcgccccgccgccgccccgccgcGCAAGCTGCCGGCGCAGCCCTAG
- the LOC126912186 gene encoding lens fiber major intrinsic protein-like, whose protein sequence is MPRDESSDGAAAWLRRWWRALVAELVATALLVWLGVAAMMPVRGPGSVMLAHPAMAFGFVVIANACAFGPASGAHMNPAVTLAAVLYGQLGASPALGYVVAQVLGAVLGFGALLGTTPAEAALAPAGCTLPAPHVSALSAALLEAALTGVLALACCGLWSAHDPARPDPAVPIKLGLVVAGLVYAGGHATGASINPARSFAPALLHGHWEYQWVYWAGPLGGAALAALAHRWVLTPRPRARADPAELPLQDKPDQP, encoded by the exons ATGCCGAGAGACG AGTCTTCCGATGGTGCGGCCGCGTGGCTGCGACGCTGGTGGCGCGCGCTCGTGGCCGAGCTGGTGGCCACGGCGCTGCTGGTGTGGCTGGGAGTGGCCGCCATGATGCCGGTGCGCGGGCCCGGCTCGGTGATGCTGGCACACCCCGCTATGGCCTTCGGCTTCGTGGTGATCGCCAACGCGTGCGCTTTCGGGCCCGCGTCTGGCGCGCACATGAACCCTGCCGTGACCCTGGCCGCGGTGCTGTATGGGCAGCTGGGCGCGAGCCCCGCGCTGGGCTACGTGGTGGCCCAGGTGCTGGGCGCCGTGCTCGGTTTCGGCGCGCTGTTGGGCACGACGCCAGCCGAGGCAGCGCTGGCGCCCGCGGGCTGCACGCTGCCGGCGCCGCACGTGTCCGCGCTGAGCGCGGCGCTGCTGGAGGCGGCCCTCACGGGGGTGCTGGCGCTGGCCTGCTGCGGCCTGTGGAGCGCGCACGACCCCGCGCGCCCCGACCCCGCTGTGCCCATCAAGCTGGGGCTGGTCGTCGCCGGCCTCGTCTACGCCGGG GGCCACGCGACCGGTGCCAGCATCAACCCGGCCAGGAGCTTCGCCCCCGCTCTGCTGCACGGACACTGGGAATACCAATGG GTGTACTGGGCGGGCCCGCTGGGCGGCGCGGCGCTGGCGGCGCTGGCGCACCGCTGGGTGCTGACGCCGCGCCCGCGCGCGCGCGCCGACCCCGCCGAGCTGCCGCTACAGGACAAGCCAGACCAGCCTTAG
- the LOC126912188 gene encoding ubiquitin-conjugating enzyme E2 S produces the protein MSNVENVCPQVLRGVARELRRLAASPPAGIKLVLRDDDLTDVVAHMEGPAGTPYAGGTFRVRLVLGREFPTAPPRAYFLTKLFHPNVAPDSGEVCVNTLKRDWRPELGLEHALLAVKCLLIAPNAESALNAEAAALLRDRYDDYFARAKLLTDIHARAPQPAPPRRREGGDASDGSAASGAAADGDSGPQAKRERRATGAGAGRAARRVLKRL, from the exons ATGTCTAACGTGGAGAACGTGTGCCCGCAAGTGCTGCGCGGAGTGGCGCGGGAGCTGCGGCGGCTCGCAGCCAGTCCGCCCGCGGGCATCAAGCTCGTGCTGCGCGACGACGACCTGACCGATGTAGTGGCCCACATGGAGGGCCCCG CGGGCACGCCCTACGCGGGTGGCACATTCCGCGTGCGCCTGGTACTGGGGCGCGAGTTCCCGACCGCGCCCCCGCGCGCCTACTTCCTCACCAAGCTGTTCCACCCCAACGTGGCGCCCGACTCGGGCGAGGTGTGCGTCAACACGCTGAAGCGCGACTGGCGCCCCGAGCTGGGCCTGGAGCACGCGCTGCTCGCCGTCAAGTGTCTGCTCATCGCGCCCAACGCGGAGTCCGCGCTCAACGCCGAGGCGGCCGCGCTCCTGCGGGACCGCTACGACGACTACTTCGCGCGCGCCAAGCTGCTCACAGACATCCACGCGCGCGCGCCGCAGCCCGCGCCGCCGCGTCGCCGG GAGGGCGGCGACGCATCGGACGGCAGCGCGGCGAGCGGCGCGGCCGCGGACGGCGACAGCGGGCCGCAGGCCAAGCGCGAGCGGCGCGCgacgggcgcgggcgcgggccgGGCGGCGCGCCGGGTACTCAAGCGATTATGA